In Colletotrichum higginsianum IMI 349063 chromosome 1, whole genome shotgun sequence, one genomic interval encodes:
- a CDS encoding Dynactin subunit, with protein MALNRKYAALPDLDSAPDVYETPELTDDTSTVPTTAGQSHSDDDFDDDLDEDANGISRSRLRVDQARSRFLPAGVDATGVDFSDRVDGKRKSYKASTRRQRILQDGTTEIGELSDEDGEDNLERKIARLQREVEVAKEEYGKRKEASVQPAHGEQEESLGSLSKVLDEMSRTIEPHTSSPRAVKPISQLPKQAQEGSDYALPQESAATYTITYAPAYEQSHALAKAADFDRRLVILEKAIGVGSTALPEVDVNGLPRAILPTLDGLQKQITTLSQASTSNLDTISRRVRTLIQEAQELEKARQGAKSAQETLGNGAADGEGAQPPEQLAKINALYGTLPTIENLAPLLPPLLDRLRSLRAIHSDAASASEMLERIEKRQIDMATDLRQWKEGLEKIEEAMAEGNNSMAGNMKVMEAWVKDLEERIAKLP; from the exons ATGGCCCTGAATCGCAAATACGCTGCGCTGCCAGATTTG GACTCGGCCCCCGATGTGTACGAGACTCCGGAGCTGACCGACGACACTTCAACAGTTCCT ACGACCGCCGGGCAATCGCACTCagacgacgacttcgacgaCGATCTAGACGAGGATGCCAACGGGATCTCACGATCCCGACTGCGGGTAGACCAAGCACGTTCTCGTTTCCTGCCCGCGGGAGTGGACGCCACAGGGGTGGACTTTTCGGATCGAGTTGACGGCAAGCGCAAGTCTTACaaggcctcgacgagacGCCAACGTATTCTTCAAGATGGTACAACAGAAATCGGTGAACTGAgtgacgaggatggcgaggacaATCTCGAACGGAAGATCGCGCGCCTGCAACGGGAAGTTGAGGTGGCCAAAGAAGAGTACGGAAAGAGAAAGGAAGCTTCAGTACAGCCCGCTCATGGGGAACAAGAAGAAAGTCTGGGGTCTCTGAGCAAGGTTCTGGACGAGATGTCTAGAACCATCGAACCGCACACCTCGAGCCCTCGTGCTGTGAAACCGATATCTCAACTGCCTAAGCAGGCCCAGGAAGGCTCAGACTATGCTCTGCCACAAGAAAGCGCTGCGACCTACACCATCACCTATGCTCCTGCATACGAACAAAGCCACGCTCTTGCCAAGGCAGCGGATTTCGATAGGCGACTTGTCATTCTGGAGAAGGCCATCGGGGTTGGCTCCACAGCGTTGCCCGAGGTCGATGTCAACGGGCTGCCGAGAGCCATCCTCCCAACTCTCGATGGTCTTCAGAAGCAAATCACAACCCTGTCGCAGGCTTCGACGTCCAACTTGGATACGATCAGCCGTCGGGTCCGGACCTTGATTCAGGAGGCTCAAGAGTTGGAAAAGGCGAGGCAAGGAGCCAAGTCGGCACAGGAAACGCTTGGGAACGGTGCAgcggacggcgagggtgcTCAGCCTCCAGAGCAGCTGGCCAAGATCAACGCCCTCTACGGAACTCTGCCCACAATTGAGAATTTGGCCCCCTTGCTGCCACCGTTGCTGGACCGCCTGAGATCTCTTCGGGCAATCCACTCCGACGCCGCGAGTGCCAGCGAGATGCTGGAGAGAATCGAGAAGCGACAAATAGACATGGCGACCGACCTCAGACAGTGGAAGGAAGGCTTGGAAAAGATTGAGGAAGCGATGGCGGAGGGCAACAACTCGATGGCGGGCAATATGAAGGTCATGGAAGCCTGGGTCAAGGACTTGGAGGAGCGCATTGCGAAGTTGCCGTAA
- a CDS encoding TfdA family Taurine catabolism dioxygenase TauD, with protein MSDETLKRPSSPGSDNLHTLKLQKTNSNNTTMPSAVSNGAAAANIVGGNPVARPRLSKPLVYSGSLDSFKSADVTPVIGREYEGLQVVDLLKADDQVIRDLAVTISQRGVVFLRDQHVTPNQMKDFCLRLTELAGCPESSGLHIHPLTEEGSELGDQISVISSEKQKKGGGLTHQLSDVSRFASAGWHTDISFEQVPSDYAMLKIHTLPPTGGDTLWASGYEIYDRLSPAMQKFFEGLTATHDATFFHEEARRLGNPLREGLRGSPLNKGSELKAVHPVIRTNPVTGWKSVYVNKGFTKRINGVTKDESDVLLNYLFNLVTQNHDAQVRFKWRQNDLAIWDNRSMWHCATYDYVEARAGDRVASLGEAPYLDLNSTGRREALGL; from the exons ATGAGCGACGAAACCCTCAAGCGCCCTTCATCTCCCGGCTCTGATAACCTACATACTCTCAAATTACAAAAGaccaacagcaacaacaccaccatgCCTTCTGCAGTCTCAAacggcgcggccgccgccaacatcgTCGGCGGAAACCCCGTCGCCCGCCCCCGGTTGAGCAAGCCGCTCGTCTACTCTGGCTCGTTAGACAGCTTCAAGAGCGCGGACGTCACCCCTGTCATTGGTCGGGAGTACGAGGGCCTCCAGGTTGTTGATCTTCTCAAGGCTGATGACCAGGTCATCAGAGACTTGGCTGTCACGA TTTCTCAGCGCGGTGTTGTCTTTTTGCGAGACCAGCATGTCACGCCAAACCAAATGAAGGACTTTTGCCTCCGCCTCACAGAGCTCGCCGGATGT CCCGAATCATCAGGCCTTCATATCCACCCCCTGACCGAGGAAGGCAGCGAGCTCGGTGATCAGATTAGCGTCATTAGCAgcgagaagcagaagaaagGAGGCGGTCTCACCCACCAACTGAGCGACGTGAGCCGCTTCGCCAGCGCCGGCTGGCACACTGACATATCCTTCGAGCAAGTCCCCTCGGACTACGCAATGCTCAAGATCCACACCTTGCCCCCGACCGGTGGTGACACT TTGTGGGCTTCTGGGTATGAGATCTACGACAGACTCTCCCCTGCCATGCAGAAGTTCTTCGAGGGGCTGACGGCCACCCACGACGCCACATTCTTCCACGAAGAGGCCCGAAGGCTGGGCAACCCCCTCCGAGAAGGTCTCCGAGGCTCGCCGCTGAACAAGGGCTCCGAGCTCAAGGCCGTCCATCCCGTCATCCGCACCAACC CCGTGACTGGCTGGAAGTCCGTCTACGTGAACAAAGGCTTCACGAAGCGCATCAACGGCGTCACAAAGGATGAGTCCGACGTCCTCCTCAACTATCTCTTCAACCTCGTCACCCAGAACCACGACGCCCAGGTCCGCTTCAAGTGGCGCCAGAACGACCTCGCCATCTGGGACAACCGGAGCATGTGGCACTGCGCGACCTACGACTACGTCGAGGCCAGGGCGGGCGACCGTGTGGCGTCTCTTGGCGAGGCGCCCTATCTTGACTTGAACAGCACGGGCAGAAGGGAGGCTTTGGGGTTATGA
- a CDS encoding Major facilitator superfamily transporter translates to MADVQTHTQKPASDSGKDGVSVYLDSDNAGAVGRENLSDLVQPHESYEGKHRWDPAATWTAAEERKVVRITDLKLLSMLCVMFFGLQLDRGNLSNALADDFLKDMKLTSDDYNNGNTIQLVCFLAAEFPVQLLTKRFGFKYVLPTLMMMWGTVSWGQAWMTTRAGFYVTRALIGACEGGFIPGTILFATYFYTSKELSVRLAVFWSTLNIARVISALLAAGILQMRGIGGHPGWFWLFLLEGLLTCVLAVLAFFWLPQSPTNTKTPLWRKPWYTERQEVIMINRILRDDPAKGLTALKEPATWKDIKNAWSDPSMWGLYLIGLVAYIPATPVQAYLTLTLRRIGFTTFNANMLTVPSAALQIVTMLALAFSSDYFKERAFHCIFGELWIMPLLISLVTLPDGGREWSRFSIITLISGYPYFHPIVSSWISENTFDVKKRAITAATYNVIVQIGSLAGGQIYRSYDSPYYKRGNTACVSICAFSLVVFLVHRQVLVTMNKRKERAWNAMSAEQQHAYQNDSAARERDGNKRLDFRFVY, encoded by the exons ATGGCCGACGTCCAGACTCACACGCAGAAGCCGGCCAGCGACAGCGGCAAGGACGGCGTCTCTGTCTACCTGGACTCGGACAATGCCGGCGCTGTTGGCCGCGAGAACCTCTCCGACCTCGTGCAACCGCACGAGTCCTACGAGGGAAAGCATCGATGGGATCCCGCCGCGACCTGGACCGCAGCCGAGGAAAGAAAGGTTGTGCGCATCACGGACCTCAAGCTGCTATCGATGCTGTGTGTAATG TTCTTTGGTCTCCAATTGGACAGAGGAAACTTGAGCAACGCTCTGGCCGATGATTTCCTCAAGGACATGAAGCTCACCAGTGATGATTACAACAAC GGAAATACAATTCAGCTGGTCTGTTTCCTGGCCGCCGAGTTCCCCGTCCAGCTCCTCACCAAGCGGTTCGGTTTCAAGTATGTGCTGCCGACCCTGATGATGATGTGGGGCACCGTCTCCTGGGGGCAGGCCTGGATGACGACCCGCGCCGGTTTCTACGTTACGAGGGCCCTCATCGGAGCCTGTGAGGGCGGTTTTATCCCTGGCACCATTCTCTTCGCGACCTACTTCTACACGTCCAAGGAGCTGTCGGTGCGACTGGCCGTGTTCTGGTCCACGTTGAACATTGCGCGAGTCATCTCGGCGCTGCTGGCTGCGGGTATCCTACAGATGCGTGGCATTGGGGGACACCCAGGCTGGTTCTGGTTGTTTCTGCT GGAAGGCCTTCTCACCTGTGTCTTAGCCGTTCTG GCTTTCTTCTGGCTCCCTCAGTCTCCCACCAACACCAAGACACCCCTCTGGAGAAAGCCGTGGTACACGGAGAGACAGGAGGTTATCATGATCAACCGTATCCTCCGCGACGACCCGGCTAAGGGCCTTACGGCACTCAAGGAGCCGGCGACTTGGAAAGACATCAAGAACGCGTGGTCCGACCCATCGATGTGGGGTCTGTacctcatcggcctcgtcgcctaCATCCCGGCGACCCCCGTGCAGGCCTACCTCACACTGACGCTCCGCCGCATCGGGTTCACAACATTCAACGCCAACATGCTCACAGTCCCCTCGGCGGCTCTGCAAATCGTCACCATGCTTGCGCTGGCCTTCAGCAGTGACTACTTCAAGGAGCGCGCGTTCCACTGCATTTTTGGCGAGCTCTGGATTATGCCCCTTCTCATCTCGCTGGTCACGCTtcccgacggcggccgggaaTGGTCTCGTTTCTCTATCATCACGCTCATTTCGGGATACCCCTACTTCCATCCGATCGTGTCGTCATGGATCTCGGAGAACACGTTCGACGTCAAGAAGCGCGCCATCACGGCGGCGACGTACAACGTCATCGTCCAGATCGGATCCCTCGCCGGTGGGCAGATCTACCGCTCCTACGACTCTCCCTACTACAAGCGCGGCAACACGGCCTGCGTGTCCATCTGCGCGTTTAGTCTTGTCGTGTTCCTGGTGCACCGCCAGGTGCTGGTGACGATGAACAAGCGCAAGGAGAGAGCATGGAACGCCATGTCGGCTGAGCAGCAACACGCGTACCAGAACGACTCGGCGGCGCGTGAGCGGGACGGAAACAAGCGGTTGGATTTCCGATTCGTCTACTAG
- a CDS encoding Fungal specific transcription factor, producing MSSGRKIGKRACDACKIRKIKCTEVPPCDGCAAIGTACTFNKVPATRGPRNLRAKTIRQIAQAQQETAASATAPTNSTSPTSDGAAVASTPAAGTAPSGATSSSRSPSSSEGGSSEGTRGSTGGQRLARQETALQPQRTPSASLVLRLCIYRLRLFPVWPIIAVEEIMASLSRDADDLESYVLANAVGAATISQLKLATTDNDDPATASSMEAECQRSRMTLQEREGGPPMNLNWLRTSFFLHVYHENQQPGGGKSLLYLREAITIAQIMGLHKESSYAALPLPEQQMKRRILWLLFVTERGVAMLHKLPVVLKSNIRFPSLDGSGVGEDEGHILPAFKKLANLFWIFDQSGAFDILQNSDDEDAMWSMADGLQTASRACLDVVQRKLQEIPLDSDASNDIQRADIVVTRQWMQAVLWKVTMNHGRAWSGNNVTSLSHPIQIAKEFLQLISQLPSTAIEAHGPGIEFKIYEIASAVTDAVANNFRLPRSSMDGPRDILLQLQRVLASCRGGNKALLEMLCTRIAEVQDGPLLAMNRNLTPRVQEVNDDQWRNERAAEANGQTNVFTAINGMSNPDQPYAQAQASFLSMFDKDGAAQSMGNGGPVPLSSQRQNLGRPIWDQPAQMGPGAHDLIDQLQNFDGSFNTVESNGTLDMLFANGALWDNVTNDDWMASVQNNPGVFNSPTQASANLQRTYE from the exons ATGTCATCCGGGCGCAAGATTGGCAAGAGAGCGTGTGACGCGTGCAAGATCCGCAAGATCAAGTGCACAGAAGTCCCGCCGTGTGACGGTTGCGCCGCCATCGGTACCGCATGCACTTTCAACAAGGTCCCTGCCACTCGCGGGCCCCGGAACCtgagggcgaagacgatACGACAGATcgcccaggcccagcaggaaaccgccgcctccgctACCGCTCCCACAAACTCAACTTCACCAACAAGCGATGGGGCCGCCGTCGCATCTACCCCGGCCGCCGGTACCGCGCCCTCGGGAGCCACGTCGTCATCGCGGTCCCCTTCCTCATCCGAGGGTGGTTCGTCCGAGGGCACGAGGGGCTCCACCGGCGGACAGCGACTCGCTCGGCAAGAGACCGCGCTGCAGCCGCAGAGGACCCCTAGTGCGTCACTCGTCCTGAGACTATGCATATACCGCCTGCGTCTGTTCCCTGTGTGGCCCATCATCGCGGTCGAGGAGATCATGGCCTCGCTGTCCCGCGACGCTGATGATCTCGAGTCCTACGTCTTGGCTAACGCCGTTGGGGCCGCCACCATCTCCCAGCTGAAGCTGGCCACAACGGACAACGATgacccggcgacggcgagctcgatgGAGGCCGAGTGTCAGCGGTCGAGGATGACCCTTCAGGAACGGGAGGGTGGCCCGCCGATGAATCTCAACTGGCTGAGAACCTCCTTTTTCCTCCATGTTTATCATGAAAACCAGCAACCGGGGGGGGGCAAATCTCTGCTCTACCTTCGGGAGGCCATCACTATTGCCCAAATAATGGGATTGCATAAGGAGTCGTCCTATGCGGCTCTACCGTTGCCAGAGCAGCAAATGAAGAGGAGGATTTTGTGGTTGCTGTTCGTCACAGAAAG AGGAGTCGCAATGCTTCACAAGTTGCCCGTGGTGCTGAAATCAAACATCCGCTTCCCGTCCTTGGACGGTTCAGGGgtgggcgaagacgagggccACATCCTGCCGGCGTTCAAGAAGCTGGCCAATCTTTTCTGGATCTTTGACCAAAGTGGCGCCTTCGACATACTCCAGAACtcggatgacgaggacgccatGTGGTCCATGGCAGACGGCCTGCAGACCGCCAGCAGAGCGTGCCTCGACGTGGTTCAGAGAAAGCTCCAAGAGATACCCCTAGACTCCGATGCGAGCAACGACATCCAGCGCGCTGACATTGTCGTCACCCGTCAGTGGATGCAGGCGGTGCTTTGGAAGGTGACCATGAACCACGGCCGTGCCTGGTCTGGGAACAACGTCACCTCCCTATCGCATCCAATACAAATAGCCAAGGAGTTCCTTCAGCTCATCTCGCAGCTTCCAAGCACAGCCATTGAAGCCCATGGCCCTGGAATA GAGTTCAAGATTTATGAAATTGCGAGCGCCGTTACCGACGCCGTTGCGAACAACTTCCGGCTGCCGCGATCCTCGATGGACGGGCCAAGAGACATTCTGCTCCAGCTGCAAAGGGTTCTTGCATCCTGTCGCGGCGGCAACAAGGCCCTGTTGGAGATGCTCTGCACTCGAATAGCCGAGGTCCAAGACGGTCCGCTACTGGCCATGAATAGGAACCTAACCCCTAGAGTCCAAGAGGTTAACGACGACCAATGGCGCAACGAGAGAGCTGCCGAAGCCAACGGCCAAACGAACGTCTTTACGGCGATCAATGGCATGTCAAATCCCGACCAGCCATACGCCCAGGCCCAAGCAAGCTTCCTCTCCATgttcgacaaggacggcgcTGCGCAAAGCATGGGCAATGGCGGCCCGGTGCCACTGTCCTCTCAGCGGCAGAACCTTGGCCGCCCTATCTGGGACCAGCCAGCCCAGATGGGCCCGGGCGCGCACGATCTCATCGATCAGCTACAGAACTTTGACGGCTCCTTCAACACCGTCGAGTCCAACGGCACGCTCGATATGCTTTTTGCCAATGGGGCCTTGTGGGACAACGTTACGAACGACGACTGGATGGCCTCGGTGCAGAACAACCCTGGTGTCTTCAACAGCCCCACGCAGGCCTCTGCGAATCTGCAGAGAACGTATGAGTAG
- a CDS encoding alpha amylase produces MAPYLVDGAAAQQPPKKQLRKWWKESSVYQVYPASFQDSTGDGVGDLKGIISRVDHFKSLGVDIVWLSPIFESPQVDMGYDISNYRKIYEPYGTVEDVDVLKDKLHERGMKLVLDLVVNHTSDQHEWFKQSRSSKENPYRDWYIWRKPKYDAQGNRQPPNNWKSHFQGSAWEWDETTGEYYLRLFAKEQPDLNWENPKVRDAVHDIMRFWLDRGADGFRLDVINFVSKPQDFPDSDQEVLSGSELYSAGPRLHEYLKELGAILQEYDAFSVGEMPCVRDVKEVIKSVNGDRGELSMIFHFEFVDIDIGPHGKFSPKDWNLAELKRIADKWQRFMYTNNGWNALYLENHDQPRSVSRFANDAPEHRVNGAKIVSMFQAFQAGTPFVYQGQEIGMVNVPKEWPMEEYKDIDCLNHWNLHKDSKDQEYLKLLKSQYQKKSRDNARTPMQWDASANAGFTTADATPWMTVHPNHTEINVASQVSDPDSVFSFWKTVLATRKKHLDVFVYGDFNLVDEGHEQIVAYARRSEDGAAAVVACNFSSETVEWAGLKGGVKEVLVTNGGKTTGDFSGGKVTLGPYEGAVVLLEG; encoded by the exons ATGGCCCCCtatctcgtcgacggcgccgccgcccaacaGCCGCCCAAAAAGCAGCTGCGTAAGTGGTGGAAGGAGAGCTCCGTGTACCAGGTCTACCCGGCCTCGTTCCAAGACTCGACcggtgacggcgttggcgacctCAAGGGCATCATCTCGCGCGTCGATCACTTCAAGTCGCTGGGCGTTGACATTGTCTGGTTGAGTCCTATCTTTGAGAGCCCCCAGGTTGACATG GGATACGACATCAGCAACTACCGCAAGATCTACGAGCCCTACGGcaccgtcgaggacgtcgacgtgCTCAAGGACAAGCTCCACGAGCGCGGCATGAAGCTCGTGCTCGACCTTGTCGTCAACCACACAAGCGACCAGCACGAGTGGTTCAAGCAGTCGCGCAGCTCAAAGGAGAACCCCTACCGCGACTGGTACATCTGGCGCAAGCCAAAGTACGACGCCCAGGGCAACCGCCAGCCACCCAACAACTGGAAGTCGCATTTCCAGG GCAGCGCATGGGAGTGGGACGAGACCACAGGCGAGTACTACCTCCGCCTCTTCGCGAAGGAGCAGCCCGACCTCAACTGGGAGAACCCCAAGGTGCGCGACGCTGTCCACGACATCATGCGCTTCTGGCTCGACAggggcgccgacggcttcCGCCTCGACGTTATCAACTTCGTCAGCAAGCCCCAAGACTTCCCCGACTCGGACCAGGAGGTCCTCTCCGGCTCCGAGCTCTACTCGGCCGGGCCCCGTCTGCACGAGTAcctcaaggagctcggcgccaTCCTGCAGGAGTACGACGCCTTCAGCGTCGGCGAGATGCCCTGCGTCAGGGACGTCAAGGAGGTCATCAAGAGCGTCAACGGGGACCGCGGCGAGCTGAGCATGATTTTCCACTTTGAGTT CGTCGATATCGACATTGGCCCCCACGGCAAGTTCTCCCCCAAGGACTGGAACCTGGCCGAGCTGAAGCGCATCGCCGACAAGTGGCAGCGCTTCATGTACACCAACAACGGCTGGAACGCTCTGTACCTCGAGAACCACGACCAGCCGCGCTCCGTCAGCCGCTTCGCCAACGATGCGCCCGAGCACCgcgtcaacggcgccaaGATTGTCTCCATGTTCCAGGCCTTCCAGGCCGGCACGCCCTTCGTCTACCAGGGCCAGGAGATCGGCATGGTCAATGTGCCCAAGGAGTGGCCGATGGAGGAGTACAAGGATATTGACTGTCTGAACCACTGGAA TTTGCACAAGGACTCCAAGGACCAAGAATACTTGAAGCTGCTCAAGTCGCAATACCAGAAGAAGTCGCGAGACAACGCGCGGACGCCCATGCAGTGGGACGCCAGCGCCAACGCGGGGTTCACGACGGCCGACGCCACGCCGTGGATGACGGTCCACCCGAACCACACCGAGATCAACGTCGCGTCCCAGGTGTCCGACCCGGACTCCGTCTTCAGCTTCTGGAAGACGGTCCTCGCGACAAGGAAGAAGCATCTCGATGTCTTTGTCTACGGCGACttcaacctcgtcgacgaggggcaCGAGCAGATCGTCGCGTACGCGCGGCGCTCtgaggacggcgccgccgctgtgGTGGCCTGCAACTTCTCCTCTGAGACTGTCGAGTGGGCCGGCCTGAAAGGTGGCGTCAAGGAGGTGCTGGTCAccaacggcggcaagacgACGGGAGACTTCAGCGGGGGCAAGGTCACACTTGGACCATACGAGGGAGCGGTGGTGCTTTTGGAGGGATAG
- a CDS encoding Oxidoreductase molybdopterin binding domain-containing protein, translating to MSRRAFASWLRSGALSVPSTRVASAARQAQRPSPTSQWRRFASNTTHRQRPILLTAGAGFLTIAVLLGLNPFPRLTLLSQNTVEQRPSSTTATCHPPELPAEWPQYRLSEIKLHDGTSERPWIIYKTSVYDITDWVAAHPGGDIILRATGGAVEPYWDIFSIHRQQIDSVLAILEGYKIGEVDAADLSLLLSRGSAEDGVDDPFAQDPPRDPRLRTLTERPRNAETPAEGLGTFVTPLGLFYVRNHMWVPVVGEEDADAHAVTIETPDGEERVYTLRELRTRFATHKVTATLQCAGNRRRDMTTHAARTNGLQWAAGAISTAEWEGVLLRDVLADATCNEMNIANMPPSARHVHLVGLEAYAASIPIAKALDPLGDVLLAFRMNGEPLPRDHGYPLRAVVPGNVAARSVKWLRRIALSDEESPSQWQRRDYKAFCPGEGPEPDWDSAPAIQEMPVTSAITAAGVESPGGATGREGRVKAEGYAYSGGGREVVRVDVSTDGGRTWKAAELIADKGVGKKAWCWKRWRYEGPVADEGKVGEDGVRLVVKATDEAYNTQPESHESIYNVRGNLATAWHRVHVAADETQPSWRRGGATHPHLGRQ from the coding sequence ATGTCGAGAAGGGCCTTCGCCTCCTGGCTGCGCTCCGGCGCACTCTCGGTACCGTCGACGCGAGTTGCCTCAGCTGCCCGTCAGGCTCAACGACCTTCTCCCACCTCGCAATGGCGCCGGTTTGCCTCCAACACCACGCACCGCCAACGACCGATTCTCTTAACCGCCGGCGCGGGCTTCTTGACGATCGCTGTCCTCCTGGGCCTCAACCCGTTCCCGAGACTGACCCTACTATCCCAGAATACCGTAGAACAgcgcccgtcgtcgacgacagcTACATGCCATCCCCCCGAACTGCCCGCAGAATGGCCCCAGTACCGCCTCTCTGAAATCAAACTCCATGACGGCACCTCGGAGCGCCCCTGGATCATCTATAAAACCTCCGTCTACGACATCACAGACTGGGTCGCCGCGCACCCGGGAGGCGACATAATCCTCCGTGcgaccggcggcgccgtcgagccgTACTGGGACATCTTCAGCATTCACCGCCAGCAGATCGACAgcgtcctcgccatcctcgaggGGTACAAgatcggcgaggtcgacgccgccgacctgtcgctcctcctctcccggggcagcgccgaggacggcgtcgacgaccccTTCGCCCAAGACCCGCCTCGTGACCCCCGGCTGCGGACCCTCACCGAGCGCCCGCGCAACGCAGAGACGCCAGCCGAGGGGCTAGGCACCTTCGTCACGCCCTTGGGGTTGTTCTACGTGAGGAACCACATGTGGGTTCCCGTcgtgggcgaggaagacgcggACGCACACGCCGTGACGATCGAGACGCCGGACGGAGAGGAGCGGGTGTACACACTCCGAGAGCTGCGGACGCGGTTCGCCACGCACAAAGTCACGGCGACGCTGCAGTGTGCGGGAAATAGGAGGCGCGATATGACAACGCACGCCGCCAGGACCAACGGGCTGcagtgggcggcgggcgccatCTCAACGGCGGAGTGGGAGGGCGTACTCCTCCGCGAcgtgctcgccgacgccacaTGCAACGAGATGAACATCGCAAacatgccgccgtcggcgagacACGTCCATCTCGTGGGACTGGAGGCCTACGCCGCGAGTATTCCCATTGCCAAGGCGCTCGACCCGCTCGGCGATGTGCTTCTCGCGTTCCGCATGAACGGCGAACCCCTGCCGCGGGACCACGGTTACCCGCTGCGCGCCGTGGTCCCAGGGAACGTGGCGGCGCGGAGCGTCAAATGGCTCCGACGCATTGCGCTATCAGACGAGGAGTCGCCCTCGCAGTGGCAGCGTCGGGACTATAAGGCATTCTGCCCGGGAGAGGGGCCGGAGCCGGACTGggactcggcgccggcgataCAGGAGATGCCGGTCACGTCAGCGATCACCGCCGCGGGTGTGGAGAGCCCAGGGGGTGCGACGGGCCGAGAGGGACGGGTTAAGGCGGAGGGGTACGCATActccggcggcgggagggaggTTGTGAGGGTGGACGTGAGCACTGACGGCGGCCGAACATGGAAGGCAGCGGAGCTGATAGCAGACAAGGGCGTCGGGAAGAAGGCGTGGTGCTGGAAGCGGTGGCGGTACGAAGGCCCGGTTGCAGACGAGGGCAAGGTCGGGGAGGACGGGGTGCGGTTGGTGGTGAAGGCGACAGACGAAGCGTATAATACCCAGCCGGAGAGCCACGAGAGCATCTACAATGTGAGGGGAAACCTAGCCACGGCGTGGCACCGCGTCCACGTCGCCGCGGACGAGACACAGCCAAgttggaggagaggaggggccACACATCCtcacctaggtaggcagtaG
- a CDS encoding Voltage-dependent potassium channel beta subunit translates to MAWEEPRKTGMQYRRLGNSGLHVSVLGLGGWLTFGGHVENEKTFACMKQAYDLGINFFDTAESYAGGNSEVIMGQAIKKFDWNRNDIVVTTKLNWGGANGEVLVNNHGLSRKHIIEGLRASLKRLDLEYVDIVYAHRPDRLTPMEETVRAFNHVIDKGWAMYWGTSEWSADEIAEACGIAKDLKMIPPVVEQPQYNILERRKVEYEFQRLYQRFGLGLTTFSPIKMGLLSGKYNDDPDAPPAGSRFAEGKGDKFVNWANKEWYGNDEWKALIQNVVKLKAIAEKLGATQSQLALAWCLKNPNVSSVITGASRPEQIVENVGALKLLEKLTPDIMAEVDAVVGEVKLDPARQD, encoded by the exons ATGGCGTGGGAAGAGCCGAGAAAGACAGGCATGCAGTACCGCCGCCTGGGCAACTCTGGACTGCACGTATCGGTCCTGGGTTTGGGCGGTTGGTTGAC CTTTGGCGGCCACGTTGAGAATG AGAAGACGTTTGCTTGCATGAAGCAGGCCTACGACCTCGGCATCAACTTCTTCGACACGGCCGAGAG CTATGCTGGTGGTAACTCGGAGGTCATCATGGGccaggccatcaagaagTTCGACTGGAACCGCAACGACATTGTCGTCACCACAAAG CTCAACTGGGGCGGCGCCAACGGTGAAGTCCTCGTCAACAACCACGGCCTCTCGCGCAAGCACATCATCGAGGGCCTCCGCGCGTCTCTCAAgcgcctcgacctcgagtATGTCGACATCGTCTACGCCCACCGACCCGACCGCCTGACGCCCATGGAGGAGACGGTGCGCGCCTTCAACCACGTCATAGATAAGGGCTGGGCCATGTACTGGGGCACGTCTGAGTGGAGCGCCGACGAGATTGCCGAGGCGTGCGGCATCGCCAAGGACCTCAAGATGATCCCACCCGTCGTTGAGCAGCCCCAGTACAACATTCTAGAGCGCCGCAAGGTCGAGTACGAGTTCCAGAGGCTGTACCAGCGCTTCGGACTCGGCCTGACCACCTTCAGCCCCATCAAGATGGGATTGCTGAGTGGCAAGTACAATGACGATCCGGACGCGCCCCCGGCCGGTAGCCGCTTCGCTGAGGGCAAGGGCGACAAGTTTGTCAACTGGGCCAACAAGGAGTGGTACGGCAACGATGAGTGGAAGGCCCTGATTCAGAACGTAGTTAAGCTCAAG gccatcgccgagaaACTTGGCGCGACGCAGTCCCAGCTGGCCCTCGCCTGGTGCCTCAAGAACCCCAACGTGAGCTCCGTCATCACGggcgcctcgaggccggaACAGATTGTGGAGAACGTCGGTGCGTTGAAGCTTCTGGAGAAGTTGACGCCCGACATCAtggccgaggtcgatgcCGTTGTGGGCGAGGTCAAGCTTGACCCGGCGAGACAAGATTAG